Genomic window (Marinobacter fonticola):
TCGCCGGGTAACTTGGGCGCCAGGATGGGCTTCAACTCATCCACCAGGGCGGCCACGTCGAGCGGGAAATGCACCGCGTCCCGGGCACGGGCGTGGGCGAGCTGAAATTCGAGCAACTCCCGGGTTGGCAGGCTGATACCGGCCCGTCCCAGCCCGATGCGGGCATCGGTGTACTCGCGCAGCCGGCGCCAGGGATTTTCAATCACCGTCGGAGCTGCGTTATCCGACACCGGTTTGTTGTCAGGCATCGCGCACCTCTCCGATCAGGCCTTTCAGACTGGGATGGAAGATGCCCGGCAGCCGGGCGCTGGGTTCGTGGCGCTGCACGTCGTCGAAGATACCCATACGCTCAAGCCAGGCCTCGAATTCCGGCGCGGGCTTGAGATCCAGGACACGCCGGGCATAAAGCGCATCGTGGAACGACGTGGTCTGGTAATTGAGCATGATGTCATCCGACCCGGGGATACCCATGATGAAGGTGCAACCGGCCACGCCTAGCAGGGTCAGCAGATTATCCATATCGTTCTGGTCGGCTTCGGCGTGGTTGGTGTAGCAGATGTCGCAACCCATAGGCACGCCGAGCAGCTTGCCGCAGAAGTGATCCTCCAGTCCGGCACGGATAATCTCCTTGCCATCGAACAGGTACTCGGGGCCGATAAAGCCCACCACCGTATTCACCAGCAGGGGGTCGAACGCCCGGGCGACGGCGTAGGACCGCGCCTCGCAGGTCTGCTGGTCGAGGCCGTGGTGGGCATTGGCGGAAAGCGCGCTGCCCTGGCCGGTTTCGAAATACATCACGTTAGTGCCCACGGTGCCGCGCTTAAGGGAGAGCGCCGCGTCGCGAGCCTCGCGCAAAGTCGACAAGCTGAAGCCAAAACTGCTGTTGGTGGCCTCGGTGCCGCCAATCGACTGGAACACCAGATCGACCGGCGCCCCCTGCTCGATCGCTTCCAGGGTGTTGGTCACATGGGTCAGCACACAGGACTGGGTCGGTATCTCGTACTTGCGGATTACCTCGTCCATCAGGGTCATCAGCTTCACTGACTGAGACACGTTGTCGGTCGCCGGGTTGATGCCGATCACCGCATCGCCGTTCCCGTAGAGCAAGCCATCGAGGAGACTCGCCGCGATACCGGTGACATCGTCCGTCGGGTGGTTGGGCTGCAGCCGGGTGGAGAGGTGCCCCGGCAGACCGATGGTATTGCGAAAGGCCGTCTGAACCCGGCACTTGCTGGCGACGAGAATGAGATCCTGGTTGCGCATGATTTTGCTGACCGCCGCTACCATTTCCGGCGTCAGGCCCGGGCGCAGGCGAGTCAGCACCTCACCGCTCGCCGCATCGCCGAGCAGCCAGTTGCGGAAATCGCCGACCGTAAGGTGGGACACCGTTTTGAACGCGGCTGCGTCGTGACCATCGAGAATCAGCCGGGTTACCTCATCCTCTTCGTAAGGGACCAGGGCTTCGGTCAGGAACGTTTTGAGCGGAACCTCGGCGAGGCACATCTGAGCCACCACACGCTCTTCGGCGGATTCGGCAATAACGCCCGCCAGACGGTCCCCGGAACGCGCAGGCGTGGCCTTCGCCATGAGTTCGGCGAGATCCCGGAAGTGCCACGTCTGAGTCCCCAGCGTGAATGAATATCGGTGCTTCATAGGCTTACCTGCCTTGCTGAGTCTTTCGGCTTTGCCGAGAGCGTCGAGACGGGCGCGGCCCGGACTCTCCGGCCATAAGGTATGG
Coding sequences:
- a CDS encoding ethanolamine ammonia-lyase subunit EutB translates to MKHRYSFTLGTQTWHFRDLAELMAKATPARSGDRLAGVIAESAEERVVAQMCLAEVPLKTFLTEALVPYEEDEVTRLILDGHDAAAFKTVSHLTVGDFRNWLLGDAASGEVLTRLRPGLTPEMVAAVSKIMRNQDLILVASKCRVQTAFRNTIGLPGHLSTRLQPNHPTDDVTGIAASLLDGLLYGNGDAVIGINPATDNVSQSVKLMTLMDEVIRKYEIPTQSCVLTHVTNTLEAIEQGAPVDLVFQSIGGTEATNSSFGFSLSTLREARDAALSLKRGTVGTNVMYFETGQGSALSANAHHGLDQQTCEARSYAVARAFDPLLVNTVVGFIGPEYLFDGKEIIRAGLEDHFCGKLLGVPMGCDICYTNHAEADQNDMDNLLTLLGVAGCTFIMGIPGSDDIMLNYQTTSFHDALYARRVLDLKPAPEFEAWLERMGIFDDVQRHEPSARLPGIFHPSLKGLIGEVRDA